One Malania oleifera isolate guangnan ecotype guangnan chromosome 10, ASM2987363v1, whole genome shotgun sequence genomic region harbors:
- the LOC131165409 gene encoding thioredoxin-like 3-2, chloroplastic isoform X1, whose protein sequence is MSHSMRLSPSLKLSQSKNPPRRSRHFPISGLKSSSLVADTVFCRKQFPAIAAQITAPATAWREEGPLEGLDDLPFSVELGPICSETQFDRIVAEAQQLEESLIIVWMASWCRKCIHLKPKLEKLAADHYPRIRFYYVDVNAVPHRLVAHAGVTKMPTIQLWRGTEKQAEVIGGHKAYLVVNEVREMIENDCNI, encoded by the exons ATGTCTCACTCTATGCGACTCTCcccatctctcaaactctctcaatCGAAAAATCCACCGAGACGTTCTCGGCATTTCCCAATCTCAGGCCTCAAATCATCTTCTTTGGTTGCGGATACTGTGTTTTGTCGCAAGCAATTTCCTGCAATCGCTGCCCAAATTACAGCTCCTGCGACTGCTTGGAGAGAAGAAGGGCCTCTGGAGGGCCTCGATGACCTGCCGTTCTCGGTTGAGCTCGGACCCATTTGCAGCGAAACCCAGTTCGATCGAATCGTCGCCGAGGCGCAACAGCTTGAAGAATCCTTGATCATCGTCTG GATGGCAAGCTGGTGCAGGAAATGTATACATTTGAAACCAAAACTGGAAAAATTGGCTGCTGATCACTATCCCAG AATTCGGTTTTACTATGTTGATGTCAATGCAGTCCCACACAGGCTTGTAGCCCATGCAGGAGTCACT AAGATGCCGACGATACAG CTATGGAGAGGTACTGAAAAGCAAGCTGAGGTGATCGGAGGACACAAAGCATATTTGGTTGTAAATGAGGTCCGCGAGATGATTGAAAATGattgtaatatataa
- the LOC131165409 gene encoding thioredoxin-like 3-2, chloroplastic isoform X3, translated as MSHSMRLSPSLKLSQSKNPPRRSRHFPISGLKSSSLVADTVFCRKQFPAIAAQITAPATAWREEGPLEGLDDLPFSVELGPICSETQFDRIVAEAQQLEESLIIVWMASWCRKCIHLKPKLEKLAADHYPRIRFYYVDVNAVPHRLVAHAGVTLWSSYGEVLKSKLR; from the exons ATGTCTCACTCTATGCGACTCTCcccatctctcaaactctctcaatCGAAAAATCCACCGAGACGTTCTCGGCATTTCCCAATCTCAGGCCTCAAATCATCTTCTTTGGTTGCGGATACTGTGTTTTGTCGCAAGCAATTTCCTGCAATCGCTGCCCAAATTACAGCTCCTGCGACTGCTTGGAGAGAAGAAGGGCCTCTGGAGGGCCTCGATGACCTGCCGTTCTCGGTTGAGCTCGGACCCATTTGCAGCGAAACCCAGTTCGATCGAATCGTCGCCGAGGCGCAACAGCTTGAAGAATCCTTGATCATCGTCTG GATGGCAAGCTGGTGCAGGAAATGTATACATTTGAAACCAAAACTGGAAAAATTGGCTGCTGATCACTATCCCAG AATTCGGTTTTACTATGTTGATGTCAATGCAGTCCCACACAGGCTTGTAGCCCATGCAGGAGTCACT CTGTGGAGCAGCTATGGAGAGGTACTGAAAAGCAAGCTGAGGTGA
- the LOC131165409 gene encoding thioredoxin-like 3-2, chloroplastic isoform X2 has translation MSHSMRLSPSLKLSQSKNPPRRSRHFPISGLKSSSLVADTVFCRKQFPAIAAQITAPATAWREEGPLEGLDDLPFSVELGPICSETQFDRIVAEAQQLEESLIIVWMASWCRKCIHLKPKLEKLAADHYPRIRFYYVDVNAVPHRLVAHAGVTRSTFRMLFDLIFHVS, from the exons ATGTCTCACTCTATGCGACTCTCcccatctctcaaactctctcaatCGAAAAATCCACCGAGACGTTCTCGGCATTTCCCAATCTCAGGCCTCAAATCATCTTCTTTGGTTGCGGATACTGTGTTTTGTCGCAAGCAATTTCCTGCAATCGCTGCCCAAATTACAGCTCCTGCGACTGCTTGGAGAGAAGAAGGGCCTCTGGAGGGCCTCGATGACCTGCCGTTCTCGGTTGAGCTCGGACCCATTTGCAGCGAAACCCAGTTCGATCGAATCGTCGCCGAGGCGCAACAGCTTGAAGAATCCTTGATCATCGTCTG GATGGCAAGCTGGTGCAGGAAATGTATACATTTGAAACCAAAACTGGAAAAATTGGCTGCTGATCACTATCCCAG AATTCGGTTTTACTATGTTGATGTCAATGCAGTCCCACACAGGCTTGTAGCCCATGCAGGAGTCACT AGATCAACTTTCAGGATGCTGTTTGACTTAATTTTTCATGTTTCTTAA